Genomic DNA from Roseimicrobium gellanilyticum:
CATGTTTTACCTTCGTTGTTGCTCACCATGGAAAGCGCCACGCGCTCCTTGTTCTCGCGAATGAGGCAGAGGAGTTGCTTCCCGTCCGGAGAGCGTACGAGGTAGGGCTCGCAAGGCTTCAGATCACCCATGTCGAGAATGATCCTCCAGGGGCTCCAGGTGAAGCCGCCGTCTTCGGAAATGCTCTGGGTCAGGATATTTGACTTCGTGTCCTTTGTCTCGCCGGGACGGCGGATGTTGGTGAGGCCAATCAGCTTCTTCCCACCTTCGACGGGAATAATGGTGCAGAAAGGCATGACGCACACGAGCTTGTTGGAGACCATGGGAGACCACGTCTTGCCGTCGTCCTCCGAAACGGACTGATGCATCGTGCCATCGGGACCCTGACCGGCGAAGACAAAGAGGCGTGCCTTGCCTTTCGGATCCGTGAGACGGTAGATGGAGGGACAGTTCTTCAAGGTCTTCCAGCTTTCGGGCACCGGGAGGAGGTCGCTCCAGGTATTGCCACCGTCGTCACTGCGCTTCAGCGGACCGCAATTGCCCCCGTGCTTGTAGGTCCACACGCAGTACATGGTCTTGCCATCGGGCAGGAGCACGGTGGTGGGGTGGCCTTGATATTCCTCAGCGGTGCCCTGGGCGATGACGACCTGACGCGCGGTGTCCTTGGAAAGGTCCACGGCGGCGGGCGGCTTGGGAGCGAAGATGTCCTCCAGTGGCCAGGTGTCGGTGCGGAAGGGGGAGGCGGGAAGACCGGCGCCGTTGTAGAGATTGCATACGGGGCTGGCTTCCCAGGCGTAACGCACGGCGACGGGGGATGGTGTATCAGGACTGGATGCGATTACCTTGTCGCCCTCAATGACCGCGGTGGCGGGTTTCCATACCTTGTCCTTTCCCGCGATGAGGAAGCCCTTCAGCGGACCATCCTTGGCCGCGAGACCGCCGTTGGTGTGGTCGAAGGTGATGACCATCTTTCCATTCTGGACTTCTCCGCCTTGGAACAGTGGACCGGAGGTGGCGGGAACGTCCTTCTTGTAGACGGTGCCGAGCGCCCAGTAGGAGAGGCGCTGGCCCACGCCCTGTTTATTGCGTGGATGGTTGTCTTTGGCTTCGCCGATGTCCACGGTGATGGCCATGCCGGTGTTCTTCACCTTCAGGCTTTCCAGCATGGCTTCACGTACAAGCGGACGGTAGCCCACATGCTCGAAGTTCGGGAGCTGCACCCAGGCGAATGGCATCTCGGGAATGCCGAAGCGGGCGCGCCAGTCATTCACGAGCAGTGGGAGCTGGGTCTTGTACAGCGTGGCTTTCTCCAGGCCGGAGCAGTTGTGCTCGCCCTGATACCAGATGGCTCCCTTGATGGCATAGGGCAGCAGCGGGGCGATCATGCCGTTGTACAGATTCGCAGGATGATTCTGGTCACGCTCGGGCTGCTTGTTCAGCTTGGGACGAGCGGGCGGCTTCACGGCGGTCAGCTTGGCGTCCTTTACCTTGACCTTCCACGCTTCGTCCGCCTTCAGCCATCGGGCGTAGACGGCATCGGCGTCATAGATGAGTTCATCCGTGGCCCACTGGTTGAGTTTGGCTTTGAGTGCGGGCACTTTCGCCTGGGCGTCCTCGCTGGTCCAGGCGGCGATGTCGGTGCCGCCCCAGGAGGAATTGATCATGCCCACCGGTTGCTTCAGGGCGAGGTGCAGTTCGCGACCAAAGAAGTAGGCCACGGCGGAGAAGGCACCCACGGCATCGGGCGATGCCACGACCCACGAGCCCTCGCAATCGGCCTGCAGCGCGCGTTGGGAGTTCTGCTTTACGGTGAACATACGCAGCTCGGGAAGTGCGGCGGCCTGGCGTTCTTCTTCGGGATACTGTCCGCGGGAGAACATGTAAGCCATGTTGGACTGGCCGGAAGCGAGCCATACTTCGCCCACGAGCACGTCCTTGAGGGTGATCGCCTTCGTCGCGGTCTTCACCACGAATTCGGAAGGTTTGGCGGAGGCCTTGAACTTGCCGAGGCGAATCATCCACTTGCCGCTCACGTCTGCCTTAATGGTTTTGGAGACACCATTGAAGGTCGCGGTGACATCTTCATACGGTACGGCCCAGCCCCACACGGGGATGATAGCCTCGGCCTGCAGAACCATGTGATCAGAGAAGATCGCGGGGAGTGACAGCTCCTGCTTCCAATCATCCGTGCGGAAGGGCGCAGCGGGCAGGCCGGCACCATTGTAGAGCGAGGTGTTGGGATTGTCTGTCCACGCATAACGCACCGCGACGGGTTGGGTGACTTCAGGGCTGGAAAGCTCCACGGTGTTTTTCACGAGGGCAGCATCAGCGGTGTGCCATTTGCGATCCGCTCCGGCGATTTGAAAGCTCTCCAATTGGCCAGCCTTCGCTTTCAATCCGCCTTCTGTGTGAGTGAAGGTGAGGGTCACCTTGGCATCCTTCACTTCATGGCCGGCGAGGCGTGGGCCGGAGGGGACGACATCCTTCACCTTGTACACATCACTAAGGGCCCAGGCGGCGAGTCGCTTGCCCACGGCCTGCTTGTTGTGCGGATGCACATCGCGTACTTCACCCACATCAATGGTCACGGCCATGCCGGTGTGAGGTACGTTTTTGAGCGTCTTGTCCTGGGCCTCGCGGACGTCGACCCAGGAGGGGGAACGCTGGATATTGGGAAGCTGCACAAAGCCGAAGGGGAGATCCGGCTGATTCCATCGCGTGCGCCAGTCTTTGATGAGGAGGGGGAGTTGAGTCTTGTAGAAGCGCGCGAGCTGCGGGCTGGCGTTGCTTTCACCCTGATACCAGATGACACCGCGAATGGCGTAGGGGACGAGTGGCGCAATCTTTCCGTTGAAGAGATTCCCCAGCACTGTGGCGCGTTCATGGCTGGCGACGGGATCGCGTGGCTTGCGGGTGGGAAGGGGTTTGCCTTCGGCTTTGGCGCGCTTCACTCCTTCATTGAAGCGGGCCATCTCGGCATCGAACCTGGTCTTCTCTGCCGCAGCATCAAAGGCGGTGCGTGTGGCGTCATTCTGGGTGATGAATTCCTTCAGCGCCGGTTCCTTTTGCTGCGCCTCCGCGCTGATCCATGCCTCGATGCGGGTGCCTCCCACGGAGGAATTGATGAGGCCCACTGGAATGTTGAGTTTCTGATGCAGCTCACGACCGAAGAAGTAAGCCGTGGCGGAGAAGGTGCCGACAGTCTCAGGCGAACACACATACCATGCGCCGCGGCCCTCCTCCTGCGGGGTGGCTGAGCCCTGGGAGGGCTCGATGTACATGCGGATTTGCGGCAGGTTCGCGTTCTTCTTCTCATCTTCGAAATTCAGCGCACCGCTCACACGCATGCCCATGTTGGACTGGCCGGAGCAGAGCCAGGTCTCACCCACGAGGATGTCCTTCACGGTGATCGTGTTCTTGCCCTTCGCGATGAGCGTTTGCGGATCCTTGGTGGCGGAAAGCTTCTCGAGTGTGACCTTCCACTTGCCTGCCTCGTCTGCCTTCGCCGTGGCGGACTGGCCGGCGATGGTGACGGTGACTTCCTCTCCGGGGTCCGCCTTTCCCCAGACGGGCACGGGCACGCCTGACTGGAGGACCGCGTGGTCGGAGAAGAGTGAGTTCAGCTTCACATTGGCCCGGGCGTCCGTGGTGGCGCACGCGGCCAGCAAGGCAGCGAGGAAGAGGGAACGACGTTTCATGGCGAGGAGAGGTGTGGCGGCAGAACGATAGAGGACCCGTAAGCAGTGCAGAAAGGCGTTGGCGAAAGACGAACTCGATCCGGTGGATCTCTCAGCAAATAGCGTTGAGCCGGGATGGGGTCAGGGAGCTTCGCGGGGATTGCCTGTCACCCAAGCCGGAGGGAAGCATGCTACCGTCAGCCGTTTATCGCGTTCGTAAAAGCAGAGGATGAAACCACTCGGTAGCACGGCGAGGTCGGAATAGGCACTGGGACCATCTTCAAGCGTGCGATTCATTGGCCACGTCTTGCCGTCGTCGTAACTGATCTTGATGGAGAGATTGCGCCGCTTGCCGCGAGCTCCGGGGAGGGGCTTGCCTTCTGCGTTGAGTTCGAGGGAGTGGGGATTGCTGAAGATCAGCATGCCGGGCTTCTTGGGGTGCGCCACGATGCCACCCATGCAGATGGGTTCCCACAAGGCATCATCGAAGATGGGAGTGCTCCAGCCGGTGGCGCCATCCGCGCTCGTGGTGACGAGGCGGCGGCTGGCTTTGGAGACGCTGCGCGAGTTCAGCATGACACGGCCATCCGAGAGCTCCGCGACAGAGGTCTCGTTGGGGTTTTTGAGCTCGCCTTCGTTGGGCAGGGGGATGTCGCCCGCCTTCCAGGTGGTACCGCCGTCATCGCTGTAGATGGTGCCAGCCATGGAGGGCGCGTGGTCTCCGGGCTTCTTTCCGTAGGCGAGCCACACGGGCACCACGAGACGGCCGCTCTTGATCTGAATGCCATGACCGGGGCCGGTGGCGAGGACATTCCAGGGGCACTTCGGACGGAAGGCTTCGAAGGCAGAGGTGATCTCCACCGGCTTGGAGAAGGAGAGGCCATCATCCGTGCTGCGCATGTAGAAGCAGCGCGCGTAGTTGATGCAGTAGAGGAAGTGAATGGTCTTCCCGTCGCGGTCGACAATGGCGACAGGGTTGTTCACCGTTTGCTCCTTCGCCCCTTCTTCGTCGTGCTTGTGGGGATTGCCCTCAATCCGCTCACCACTGTGTGCGATGTGCTGGGGAGCAGCCCATGTCTGGCCTCCGTCAGTGCTACGGCGGAGGTGAATTTCGATTTCTCCCCAGTCCGAGCCCGCCTTACGGCGAGCTTCGCAGTAGGCGAGCACGGTGCCCTTCGTGGTGACCACGATGCCAGGGATGCGGTAGAGCGCCGAACCACCCTCGCCACCGACAAAGATGTCGGTCTTTTCGATGACGGGGATGGCGGCGAAGACTTGAAGCGAAAGCAGACAGGAAAGGAAAGCGTAGCGCATGAGGAAGATGAGTAAGTGGGAGTGGCGTGACTACTTCTTCTGCGGCACATCTTTGCCGTCCGTGAGCCACTCCAGATTGAAGCGGGCCACGGTGAGCTTGTCCCCAGCGAAGCCAGCTTTTTCCCCACGACCGTAGAAGCAGAGGATGGTGCCGCTCTTCGTCACGGCGATGTCGCTGTAGGCACTCCACTCGGGCTCGATGGCTTTGTTCACGGTCCAAGTCTTACCTTCGTCGTAGCTGAGCTTGACCGAGACATTGCGGCGGTCGCGGTTCTTGCCGGGTTCTCCCTTGCCAGTGGCCTTCTTCAAGTTGTCGGGATTGCTGAAGAGGATGCGGTTCTTGCCTCCGGTGGCTTCCGTGGAGTAGCGCACGATGCCGCCCATGCAGATGGGCTCGAGCAGGGCATCATCGAACTTCGGCGTGCTCCAGCCGGTGGCGCCGTCCTTGCTGATGGTGGTGAGGCGACGATGCGCCTTGGATTCGCTGCGCACATTCAGCATCACGCTGCCGTCCGCGAGTTCGATGGCGACGGTCTCGTTGGGGTTGATCCACTCCTCCGTGCAGGGCACGGCGATGTCACCGGCGACCCAGGTTTTGCCCAGGTCGTCACTGTAGATGGTGGAGGTCACGGAAGGGCGGTGGGCATTGCCACCCGTACCGGTGGAGAGCCACACGGGCACCACGAGGCGACCGGATTTGGTCTGAATGCTGTGGTTCGGACCGGTGGCGAGCACCTTCCAGTCGTAGTCCATCTTGAACTTCTCAAGGGTGGCCGTGATCTCCACGGGGGTGCTCCACGTCACGCCGTCATCCTTGCTCTGCTGGTAGAAGCAGCGCATGTACTCGATGCAGAAGAGCATGTGCACGGTGCCGTCCTTGTCCGCAATAAGGACGGGGTTGTTGTAGGTCACATCCTTCGGATCCACATTCTTCATTACCAGGGAGAAGGGATTCTTCGTGTGCGGACCAGGCACGTCCGCAATCTTCTTCGCCTCGCTCCAGGTCTTGCCGTCATCGGTGGAGCGGCGCAGGAGGATATCGATTTGATCCCAGTCGCCGCCCTTCAAGCGGGCTTCGCACCAGGCGAGTACGGTGCCTTTGGCGGTGACCACGATGCCAGGGATGTGCTGGAGCTTGTAACCGTTTTCACCGGCCTTGAAGAGGTCGATCTTTTCAAGGAAGGGCTCTGCCGCTCGGGCGGGTACGACGGAGGCAAGTGCGAGGGAGAGGAGGGTGCAGCAAGTAAGGAGTTTCATGCGATGAGGAAGCAAAGATGGTGTGAGGGAAATGGAGTTGATAAGAGTGGCGCGATCACCACTCACCGTGACGCTGGAACTTCCCTTTGACGTTCTCGCCGAACTTCGCGGCGGCGGCATTGAGTCCATCGAGAATCTCGCGCGTGCTCTTGCCCGCGGTATCGCGTGCGGCCGGGATGACGGTCAGGCATTCGTTGGCATCCATGAAGCGCGAGGCCTCCAGCAGATTCGCCTGTTCATTCTCGGGCACCACGAGGAAACCGTGCTTGTCTGCATGGATAAGGTCTCCTGGCGATACCTTGCGGCCAAAGACCTCCACTTCGCAGTTCCAACGTACGGGGTGCGAATAGGCGTGACCTACGCACATGCGCCGGGCGAGGGCTTTGAATCCCGCGTTGGTCATTTCATCCACGTCGCGGATGGCTCCATCCGTGATGGTGCCCACGCAGCCGAGGGCGCGGTGCATGTTGCTGTTCACCTCGCCCCAGAAGGCGCCGTAGGTGTGTGGCTTGTCGAGATCCTGCACGACCACGATCTTTGGTCCAGGAATGCTGGCCACGTATTCACGGTACTCGGTCCAGCCCTTCGGGTTTTCATCACGATGACTCTTCTCGCCGGGTTGGATGACGACAGTCACGGCATAGCCGACCATGGGGCCCATCTGCGGCATGAAGTCGCGTGTTTCCTCGAGATTGAAGGCGTCGCGTGAGGCATTGCGCTTGGTGACCTGTTCCCAGCCGTTGTAGATGGTGGGGGTGTTCCAGCGTTTGAGCTGAAGCAGGTCGGAATGGGCGATGGGGCGGTTGGAACTCATGGAGGATGTGATGAAAAGGGAGGGGTGGGGTGGAGCGATGCGTGGAAGCTATTTCGCGGCACCGAGCTGCGCGGCAGCAGTCTGATTTGGCCTTGCCCAGTGAATGCGCGCAAGGAGGATGCGATTGGGCTCATCGAGCCGTTCCTTGGGGAAGCTGGCCTCGGAGGTCACCACCCACGTCTCCTGGGGATTGAGATCCATCACACCGAAGTTGCCAAGGTCCACACCGGTCTCGGGCATGAGCACCTGTTCCGTGTTGCGCAGGACGCACATCTTCTCCGGGTCCACTTGAGCGATGAAGAGGGGCGCGCGATGGCGGAAGACGTGGTCGTTGTGCGCACCGCGGCGGGTATAGACGAGATAGAGCGCATCGCTGTGCGTCACCCAATGCTGCTGGGTATTGTAGCTGCCGAGCACCTGGCCATCGTCATACTTCCACTCGACGATGGGTTCGTAGTTGATGCCATCCTTGCTGCGAGCCACGAAGGCGGACTTGTCCGAGCGCATGGTGACGAAGTACCGCCCACCGAATCCAGTCACGGAGGGCTCGTACAGGCCGCGCGAGCCTGACTCCACAGTGGTGAGTTCAGAGCCGTGCTCCTTGTAGGTGAGCGTCTTTCCATCGAACGCACAGCGCGCCACGATGGTGGTGTATTGCCGCGTCTTCGGATCCTTGCGGTAGCGGATGGGGAGCAGGATGTCGCCATTCTCAAGGTCGAAGCGTTGATGGCATCCGGCATTTGCCTCCAGCATGGGTTTGCCCTCATGATCCTTCTCAGGAAGCTGAACGATATTCAAGCCGCTCCATGCCTGGGTCTTCGGGTCGTAGACGGTGTAGGACACCCGCTCACGGGCGCGGTCCTCGGTCTTGCTGTCGCGGAAGTTGAATGTCTTGCCCGTGGCCAGCACCACACCCATCTTCCCATGCCACTGGGGGCACACGTCGCCAATCACGATGTCATACCCGTCTGCCAATGTGGTGCGGCGAAGGTTCTCGATATGCACTGGAGGTTTCCAGGTGCGGCCGAGGTCTGCACTGAACACATGAAGCATGTCGCGATAGCCATGCGCGCCATGGAGTTCCGTCTCCTGCGTGGTGAGAATAACCTGTGGTGGATTGCCGGGAATGATGGCTGTGCGGGACTGCGTGAAGTGCAGTCCCTGCTTCCCGCTGAGCAGTACCTGGTGCTCGATGCGGTAGGCGGCAGGCTCCCCGGCGTACGCCGTGTGGATGGCTGCGAGGAGCAGGGTGGAAAGAGAAAGGGTGCGAAGCATGCGAAAGCGCGGCGTTTATGGTGTAGAGACGGGTGCAACGCCTGTGAGCGTGTCACGCCCATCGGTGAGCCACTCAAGATTGAAGCGTACAAAGTGCAGTTCATCCCAGTAGTGCGTGCTGCCCTTCGGTCCACGCTCGTAGATGTAGCCAATGGTCATGTCATCCAGAACCACCATGTCTGAGTAGGAGGAGGGGTGCGGCCAGATGGTCTTGCCTGCGGTCCACGTGGCGCCTTCATCGTAACTGAGGCGCACGGTGAGATTGTAGCGTCCGTACGGGTGCTCGGCTTGTCGGAAGGGGGAGGCAGGACTGGAGAAGAGCAGGCGATTCTTTCCGAGATTCTCCGCGAGGGTGAGGCGTTCGATGGGGCCGTGGCAGCGTGGGGAGATGAGTTCCTCCGCGCGCTTCGGCGTGGTCCATGTCTCGCCACCATCGGTGCTCAGCGCGGTGAGGTGGCGGATGTTGTCTGGGGCATCGGTGTTGCTCTCGTTGCGGGACATGACCATGAGCGTGCCATCGGCGAGCTCCACGAGCTGGCATTCGCTGGTGTGCATGCCGATGTTTCCACCAAGCTTCCACGTGGTCCCGTGGTCATCACTGTAAAAGGAATGTGCGAAACTGCGCAGGCGTCCTTTGCCAATGTCCTCACGATGCCGTGCTGACACGACAAGCCTGCCTGCCTTGGGTCCCTGGCTGAGCTGCACCATGCCATTGCCCGGGCCGCAGCCATAGCGCTGATCCCAATCCTTCTCCCACATCGCCATGCGGCCCTTGGGATTCGTGGGCTCCTCGGCATCCGGCTTGCCTTTGAGTGTGTCCCATTCCGGCTTCGTCACTTGTTCATGGATGGAAACAGGTCCTTGCCAGGTGCGGCCGTGATCCGTGCTGGTGAAGTGGATGAACTGCTTCTTGTCACGCAGGAGGAAGAGCCACAGCTTTCCATTGCTGCGGTCCATGCCCACGGTGATGTCCGTGGAGACGCGCTTCTCGTCGTCAAAGATCGTCTGCTCCTCGCCCCAGGTTGTGCCTTTGTCACCGCTGCGCTTCAGGACGATGTCGTGATTCCCGATGTCGCCGGGGCCATCGTTACGTTTCTCGGCGAAGACGAGGATGTCTCCGTTCTGCGCCTGAAGGATGGCGGGGATGCGGTAGTTCGGCTTGTTGTCCGGCGTGACCGGGAAGAGGCCAACGGTCTGAAACAGTGGTTCCGCGGCATGGGTCATGGAAGACGCCAACACGAGTGCGCCGAAGGTGGCGGCGTGAAGGATGGAGCGATGGAGCTGACCGAGGGAAAACATGCCGGGATGAGGAAGCGTGAACGTGTGACAGGGAACGGTGCGCACACCTGGAACTAACTGGTGAAGGTTGCTCACCAGTGACTCCATCGGACCTCGCCGGGCGTCAAACCTGCCCAGCCGGGGGACCTTTGGCATGATGGGTGCTGTTTCTCATGGAAGCGCGTCGCGCCCTCATGCTCTCCACATCAACTCGAAGCTCGCCTGCCAAGGCACCTGCCATGCTGGCCCTGGTGCTGGGGACACTGCTGTCCACGGTGCTGGCGGGGGTGCTCCGTCGTGGGCAGGATCACGTGTGGGTGGAAGAGGTGCGGAAGCTGGCGCAGGATCGTGCGGAGGTGATTCAAGGGCAAGTCCTCCGCTCCATGGAGGTACTGCACGCCATCGCTGCCTTCTTCGATGCGAATCCTGATGCTACACGCGCGGAGTTTCGCGTTTTTGTGGATCGCGCCCTTTCGAGGCAGCCGGAGCTGCAGGCCCTGGCGTGGGACCCGCGTGTGCCCGGGAGTGAGCGCACCGCATGGGAGAACCGCGCGCGTGCAGAGGGATTCCCCACCTTTGGCTTCACGGAGGAGAAGTCTCATGAGGAAGGTGTCATCGTGCCAGCGGCGATACGCGAGGAGTACTTTCCCGTGTACTATCTGGAGAGCCTGCAACGGAATGTGGCGGCTCTCGGCTTCGATGTGGGCGCGGAACCAAAACGTCGCGAGGCCCTGGAGCGCGCGCGGGATACAGCTCTGCCTTGTGCCACCGTGCCCATCCGCCTGGCGCAGGAGCCTGGCTCGCAGAAGGGGTTCATTGTCTTCCTGCCGGTGTATTCCGTGAGACCGCCACCAGGGACCCAAGAGGCTCGTCGAGGGGCGTTGCGAGGTTTTGCCACCGCAGTCTTCCGCATCGGAGACCTGGTGAGTCTTTCCCTGCGTACCGTGGGGGAGAATGGTGTCGCACTCTCCGTGCGTGATCAGGCGGATGGCTCGCTGCTCTACCGGCAGGTGGGTGAGAGGCTGCCGAATCGTCCCTCGTGGCAATCGTCCGTAGAGGTCGCGGGACGGCACTGGACGTTGAGTTTCGAACCCATCGAAGGCTTCATTGCGCCGGCTTCGGACACGCTGCTGTGGCTTGCGCCTTGCAGCACCATGCTCATCACCCTGCTGCTCACGGGCTACCTGTGGAGCAGTGCGCGGCGTGCCTCGGAGCTCCGGCGTTCCCATGAATCGCTGGAATCCGAGGTGCATGTGCGAAAGCAGGCGGAGGCGGCCGCTGAGTCTGCCAACCGCGCGAAGTCCGAGTTCATTGCCAACATGAGCCACGAGATTCGCACGCCGATGAATGCCATCATTGGCTACTCACAGATTCTCGCCCGCGATCCAGGGCTGCATCCGTTTCATCGGGATGCTGTGACCACCATCTTGAGCAGCGGTGATCATCTCCTGCACATCATCAATGAGATTCTGGACCTCTCGAAGATCGATGCCGGGCGCATGGAACTGGAGCCGGTGGACTTCGATCTCACGGTGCTCGTTCGCGAATTGGAGGCGATGTTTCATCACCCTTGCGAAGAGAAGAAGCTCGGCCTGCGCATGGAGGCCGCGGCTCTGGAGCAGCCTGTCTGGGTGCATGGAGATGAAGGCAAGCTGCGTCAGGTGCTGATCAATCTTCTGGCGAATGCGGTGAAGTTCACCGCGCGGGGCCGCGTGACTCTGCGTGTGCTGCAGGGAGAAGAAGGTCACTGGCGCTTTGAAGTGGAGGACACAGGCATGGGCATTGAGCCCGCTGTGCAGACGCAGATTTTCGAGCCTTTCCAACAGGGGCCGGCAGCACGGGGCAGGGGAGGTACAGGGTTGGGGTTGGCCATCGCACGGCGTCAGGTGGAGATCATGAAGGGGAAGCTGGAGGTGCGCTCCGAGCTGGAGGTGGGTTCGTGTTTCGCCGTGTCTGTGGAGCTGCCGCCTGCGGTGGTCGTCCGTGGCCATACGCCGCCCGTGCTTCGCGAGGTGAAGGGACTGGCAGACGGCTGCCGCGTGCGTGCGCTGGTGGTGGATGACATTGCGGAGAATCGTCAGGTGCTCTCCACCATGCTCACGCAGATTGGCTGTGAGGTGGTGCTGGCGGAGAATGGTCGCCAGGCTCTGGAAGCGGTGAGGGTATCCCGACCGCAGATTGTCTTCATGGACATGCGCATGCCAGAGCTGGATGGCGTGGAGGCCACACGGCGCATCGCAGAGGAGTTCGGCGAGACGGGCGTGAAAGTTGTGGCCACGTCCGCTTCCGCGCTCTCGCATGAGAAGGAGCAGTACCTCAAGGCTGGTTGCGATGACTTTGTGGCCAAGCCGTTTCGTGCGGAGCGCATCTATGCGTGCCTGCTGCACCTGCCTTCCGTCCGGTTCATCTATAAGGAGCGCGTCGCGCCGGATGAATCTGGGGATACGATTGACCTCCGGCAGGTTGCTCTGCCCGAGGATCTTGCCAGCCGTCTCGCGGTGGCGGCGGAACTGCACAGCGCCACCGTGTTGAAGAGCTGCCTGGGTGAAGTGGAGAAGCTGGGACCTGCGGGCGAACGCCTCGCGCAGCACCTGCGTGGCTTCCTCGCGAGCTATGACATGAAGTCCATCCAGCGACTCGTCGCCCAGATACCCATCACCTGATTCTGATGAAGCCCCAAGCACGCATTCTGATAGTAGATGATACACCAGCCAGCCTCTCCCTGCTGGCCAGCGTGCTGGAGCCGCAGGGGCACGAGGTGCTCACGGCCTCCCATGGCAAGGATGCGCTGCAGCTTGCTGCACGAGCCCTGCCGGACCTCATCCTGCTGGACGTGATGATGCCCGGGCACGATGGCTTCTCCGTGTGCCGCATGCTGAAGCGTGAGCCGGAGACAGCGCACATCCCAGTCATCTTCATCACCAGCCGGCAGGAGACGGAGAGTGTGCTGAATGGCTTCCGCGTGGGCGCCGTGGACTACATTGGCAAGCCGTATCAGGCGGAGGAGGTGGTGACGCGAGTGGCCACGCATCTGAAGATCAGCCTGCTCACGCGTGAGCTGCAGGAGCGCAATGCCGCCCTGGAGGAGGAGATGCGCCGCCGGAGTGAAGCGGAGCGCGCGAGGGAGCGTGCGGATCAGCGGCTCTCAACATTGATGTCGCGTGAAGCACAGCGCTGGGGGCTGGCGGGCTTTGTTGGTGAGAGCCCGCATCTGAAGCGGATCATCCAGGACATCGAGCGCTTGCAGCACTTCGGCAAAACGAGCGTGCTGGTCACCGGTGAGAGCGGTACGGGCAAGGAACTCGTGGCGCGTGCCATCCACCATCACAGCCCGCGTGCGTCGGGTGCGTTCATTCCGGTGAACTGCGTAGCGGTACCAGCGGAGCTCGCGGAGTCACTCTTCTTTGGCCACATGAAGGGTTCCTTCACGGGCGCAACTTCAGATCGGAAGGGCTACTTCGAGCTGGCAGATGGTGGCACGCTCTTTTTGGATGAAATCGGTGACATGCCTGCGACGCTGCAAGCGAAGCTGCTGCGCGTGCTGGAGGAT
This window encodes:
- a CDS encoding sialate O-acetylesterase, which gives rise to MKRRSLFLAALLAACATTDARANVKLNSLFSDHAVLQSGVPVPVWGKADPGEEVTVTIAGQSATAKADEAGKWKVTLEKLSATKDPQTLIAKGKNTITVKDILVGETWLCSGQSNMGMRVSGALNFEDEKKNANLPQIRMYIEPSQGSATPQEEGRGAWYVCSPETVGTFSATAYFFGRELHQKLNIPVGLINSSVGGTRIEAWISAEAQQKEPALKEFITQNDATRTAFDAAAEKTRFDAEMARFNEGVKRAKAEGKPLPTRKPRDPVASHERATVLGNLFNGKIAPLVPYAIRGVIWYQGESNASPQLARFYKTQLPLLIKDWRTRWNQPDLPFGFVQLPNIQRSPSWVDVREAQDKTLKNVPHTGMAVTIDVGEVRDVHPHNKQAVGKRLAAWALSDVYKVKDVVPSGPRLAGHEVKDAKVTLTFTHTEGGLKAKAGQLESFQIAGADRKWHTADAALVKNTVELSSPEVTQPVAVRYAWTDNPNTSLYNGAGLPAAPFRTDDWKQELSLPAIFSDHMVLQAEAIIPVWGWAVPYEDVTATFNGVSKTIKADVSGKWMIRLGKFKASAKPSEFVVKTATKAITLKDVLVGEVWLASGQSNMAYMFSRGQYPEEERQAAALPELRMFTVKQNSQRALQADCEGSWVVASPDAVGAFSAVAYFFGRELHLALKQPVGMINSSWGGTDIAAWTSEDAQAKVPALKAKLNQWATDELIYDADAVYARWLKADEAWKVKVKDAKLTAVKPPARPKLNKQPERDQNHPANLYNGMIAPLLPYAIKGAIWYQGEHNCSGLEKATLYKTQLPLLVNDWRARFGIPEMPFAWVQLPNFEHVGYRPLVREAMLESLKVKNTGMAITVDIGEAKDNHPRNKQGVGQRLSYWALGTVYKKDVPATSGPLFQGGEVQNGKMVITFDHTNGGLAAKDGPLKGFLIAGKDKVWKPATAVIEGDKVIASSPDTPSPVAVRYAWEASPVCNLYNGAGLPASPFRTDTWPLEDIFAPKPPAAVDLSKDTARQVVIAQGTAEEYQGHPTTVLLPDGKTMYCVWTYKHGGNCGPLKRSDDGGNTWSDLLPVPESWKTLKNCPSIYRLTDPKGKARLFVFAGQGPDGTMHQSVSEDDGKTWSPMVSNKLVCVMPFCTIIPVEGGKKLIGLTNIRRPGETKDTKSNILTQSISEDGGFTWSPWRIILDMGDLKPCEPYLVRSPDGKQLLCLIRENKERVALSMVSNNEGKTWSPAKPLPAGLHGDRHMAHYAEDGRLVVCFRDTGLKSSTKTHFVAWVGKYEDIISGRDGQYRLKLLHSYKGGDCGYPGLELLPDGTFVATTYIKYREGPEQNSVVSVRFNLQETDKLAKERR
- a CDS encoding sialidase family protein, yielding MRYAFLSCLLSLQVFAAIPVIEKTDIFVGGEGGSALYRIPGIVVTTKGTVLAYCEARRKAGSDWGEIEIHLRRSTDGGQTWAAPQHIAHSGERIEGNPHKHDEEGAKEQTVNNPVAIVDRDGKTIHFLYCINYARCFYMRSTDDGLSFSKPVEITSAFEAFRPKCPWNVLATGPGHGIQIKSGRLVVPVWLAYGKKPGDHAPSMAGTIYSDDGGTTWKAGDIPLPNEGELKNPNETSVAELSDGRVMLNSRSVSKASRRLVTTSADGATGWSTPIFDDALWEPICMGGIVAHPKKPGMLIFSNPHSLELNAEGKPLPGARGKRRNLSIKISYDDGKTWPMNRTLEDGPSAYSDLAVLPSGFILCFYERDKRLTVACFPPAWVTGNPREAP
- a CDS encoding sialidase family protein → MKLLTCCTLLSLALASVVPARAAEPFLEKIDLFKAGENGYKLQHIPGIVVTAKGTVLAWCEARLKGGDWDQIDILLRRSTDDGKTWSEAKKIADVPGPHTKNPFSLVMKNVDPKDVTYNNPVLIADKDGTVHMLFCIEYMRCFYQQSKDDGVTWSTPVEITATLEKFKMDYDWKVLATGPNHSIQTKSGRLVVPVWLSTGTGGNAHRPSVTSTIYSDDLGKTWVAGDIAVPCTEEWINPNETVAIELADGSVMLNVRSESKAHRRLTTISKDGATGWSTPKFDDALLEPICMGGIVRYSTEATGGKNRILFSNPDNLKKATGKGEPGKNRDRRNVSVKLSYDEGKTWTVNKAIEPEWSAYSDIAVTKSGTILCFYGRGEKAGFAGDKLTVARFNLEWLTDGKDVPQKK
- a CDS encoding RraA family protein → MSSNRPIAHSDLLQLKRWNTPTIYNGWEQVTKRNASRDAFNLEETRDFMPQMGPMVGYAVTVVIQPGEKSHRDENPKGWTEYREYVASIPGPKIVVVQDLDKPHTYGAFWGEVNSNMHRALGCVGTITDGAIRDVDEMTNAGFKALARRMCVGHAYSHPVRWNCEVEVFGRKVSPGDLIHADKHGFLVVPENEQANLLEASRFMDANECLTVIPAARDTAGKSTREILDGLNAAAAKFGENVKGKFQRHGEW